The DNA segment AGCCTGACCAAATTTACTTTTTTATATTTCTTATACGCTGCCTGTTTAGCAGCAGTTGCCTATTTTCTTCCTTTTTTTTTACCTGATGTGAAGTTGTTTGTTTCGAGCTTCTGGACTTTGTTTATTTTTTTTTCTGGTGTTACTTATATTGCTTATGTACTGGCTTATTTGGGGATAAAACGCCATCCGGAAACGGGAATCATGGCCATTATGGGATCTATTACACTGAAAATGCTTTTTTCTATGGCTTTTGTGCTGATTTACAGTCTAAACAGTAAAGAAAAAGGATTAATTATGGTGCTGAATTTTTTTTCTTTATATTTATTGTTCAGCTTCTTTGAAATATACGCTTTGTTACGTAACTTGCGCCACCAAAATAAATAGTAAAAATCTGCGACTAAATGGATTGTAGCCACGTTTTTGAGTTTAAAGTGAATAGGTTAATTGTTGTTTTTACGCTTTTTTTAGCGTTTTTTTCTGTTACGCCGCCGGCTTTTGCTCAGGTTGACAGTGTTGTTGCCGCTCAGGATACTGCTGCACTTGCCGCTCCTGAAGGTGTTTCGCATGAGGCGAAACATGGAAAAGAAAAATTTGAGCCTACTAAGGTAATTATGGAACATATTGCGGATTCGCATATGTGGCATTTTTGGGGACATGTTTCTATGCCGCTCCCGGTAATTGTATATACCCCTGCAGGATTTGATGTTTTTTCATCTGGTCGTTTTCATCATGGTGAACATGATTACACAAGTGCGAAAAATACTTACCGTTTGGTTGAAGACAGGATTAAAATTGTGGGTGCTGATGGTTTGGTTGATGAAGCCGCTTCTGCGAAGCTGATTGATATTTCAATTACAAAAAATGTTGCGGCGATGTTTATAGCCATCGCGGTTATATTGATCATTTTTATTTCGGTAGCAGGTACATATAAAAAACGTACGGGTAAAGCACCTAAAGGATTACAGTCTTTTGTTGAGCCTATCATCGTTTTTGTTAGGGATGATATTGCCAAGCCGAACATTGGTCATAAATATGCGAAGTTTATGCCATACCTGCTTACTGTGTTTTTCTTTATCTGGATTAACAATTTACTGGGCCTGATACCTATCTTTCCAGGTGGGGCCAATGTAACCGGTAATATTGCTTTAACTTTTGTATTGTCGCTATTTACTATGATTGTTGTAAATATCAATGGCAACAAATACTACTGGAAACATATATTCCTGCCTGATGTGCCTTGGTGGTTGTATCCCATTATGATTCCGGTGGAATTAATTGGTATCATTTCAAAGCCCTTTGCTTTAATGATCCGTTTGTTCGCGAATATTACTGCCGGTCATATTATCGTGTTGAGTTTAATCTGTTTGATTTTTATTTTTGAAACACTGGCTATTGCACCGGTTTCAGTTGCCTTCGTATTGTTCATGGATGTGCTGGAGCTATTGGTTGCATTTTTACAGGCCTTTATTTTTACATTACTTACTGCCTTGTTTATTGGTATGGCAGTAGAAGAGCATCATTAATTAGAAAACTATTTTTTACAAATTATATAAATTAAATTAGTTATGGTAGGTTCAATCGCGGCAATTGGTGCCGGTTTAGCAGTAATTGGTGCCGGTATCGGTATCGGTCAAGTAGGTGGTAAAGCAATGGAAGGTATTGCCCGTCAACCTGAGGCTGCATCAAAAATTCAAACTGCAATGATTATTGCTGCTGCCCTTATTGAGGGTGCTGCTTTATTCGGTGTGGTAGTTGCTTTATTAGGCTTACAAGTTTAATAGCAATTCAGAATTATTTAGGACCGGGAATTTAACGGTTGGTTATTTTTCCGGTCTAATTAAATTACATTAAGAATTTAAAAATATATGAACCCTTTAGTTCTCCCAAGTATAGGATTGGTTTTTTGGACAGCGATAGCATTTATCTGCTTGTTGATTTTGCTTAAAAAATTTGCATGGAAACCTATTTTAGCCTCTATTCACGAACGTGAGCAAAGCATTGATGAGGCTTTGAATAAAGCTGAACTGGCTAAACAGGAAATGGCACGTTTAACTACTCAGAACGAAGAGCTGCTTAAGCAAGCTCGTTCAGAACGTGATCTGATCCTTAAAGAAGCGAAAGCCCTTAAAGACAGTATTGTTAATGAAGCAAAAACACAGGCGCACAATGAAGGTGCTAAACTGATTGAAAAAGCAAAGATTGAGATTGAGAATCAGAAAAAGGCAGCTTTGGCTGAATTGAAAACCCAGGTTTCAACTTTATCATTGGATATTGCTGAGCGCGTATTGCGCAATCAACTCCAGGATAAAGCTAAACAAGAGGATTTAGTCGCTAATCTTTTAAAAGATGTTGAATTAAACTAGTTTTTAGTTTGTTTAGCAAGATATATCGTAAAAAATGTCAGAAAATAAAGCAGCATCGAGATACGCCAAATCATTAATTGATCTTTCAGAAGAGCGCAATGCCCTTGAAGAAATTAAAAATGATATGGTTTTTTTAGAGCAGGTAATTGATCACAATCCTGAACTGGAGGCTATCCTTAAAAATCCTATTGTCCCTTTGGATAAAAAAGCCGGGATTCTGGAGGATGTGTTTGGCGCAAAGGTCAACGAAGTTACTAGAGCTTTTTTTAAGCTAATGGTAAGTAAAGGCCGTTCTGCAATTCTATTTGACACATCAAAAGCTTTTGTTGCACAATATAATGCACTTAAAGGAATTGTAACTGCTTATGTAACCAGCGCTACTGAACTTACTGCTGAAAGCAGGGCCGAAATTATAGCAATCGTTAAAAAAGAAATCGGTGCCAATGAGGTTGTGATTAAGGAAAAAGTGAATGACAAACTGATAGGTGGCTTTATTTTAAAAGTGGGTGACAGGCAATTTGATGCCAGCATAGCCAGCAGTTTAAGTAAACTTAAAAAAGAATTTGCCCAGGGTGTTGTTTAACCTTAGGGAAGATATAAGATAACAAATACTGAATTTACAAAAGAAATAATATAAAATTATGGTAGAGGTAAGACCAGACGAAGTATCGGCAATTATCAGGCAACAATTGGCGGGCTTCAAATCAGAAGCAGAACTTGAAGAAGTTGGTACTGTATTGCAGGTGGGCGATGGTATTGCCCGTGTTTATGGTTTAACTAAAGTTCAATCGGGTGAATTAGTTGAATTTGAAACCGGCTTACAGGGAATTGTTTTGAACCTTGAAGAAGATAATGTGGGTGTGGTACTTTTAGGCCCATCTGACACGATCAAAGAAGGTGATACGATAAAACGTACTAAAAAAATTGCCTCTATCAAAGTTGGTGAAGGTATGCTAGGGCGTGTTGTGAATACATTAGGCGAGCCTATAGATGGTAAAGGACCTATTATTGGCGAGACTTATGAGATGCCTATTGAGCGTAAAGCTCCGGGAGTAATCTATCGTCAGCCAGTTACTGAGCCTTTACAAACAGGTATCAAAGCTATCGATGGTATGATTCCAATCGGTCGTGGTCAGCGTGAGCTGGTTATTGGTGACCGTCAGATAGGTAAAACTGCGGTTTGTATTGACACCATCATCAACCAAAAAGAATTTTATGAAGCAGGTAATCCTGTATTCTGTATATATGTAGCTTGCGGACAAAAAGCAAGTACTGTAGCAAATATTGTACGTACGTTGGAAGAAAACGGTGCAATGCCTTATACAGTAGTTGTTGCAGCTTCTGCTGCCGAGCCGGCTCCACTACAATTTTATGCTCCTTTCTCTGGTGCAGCTATCGGTGAGTTCTTCCGTGATACAGGAAGGCCTGCTTTGATCGTTTATGATGATTTGTCTAAACAAGCTGTGGCTTACCGTGAGGTGTCGTTGTTACTTCGTCGTCCACCGGGTCGTGAGGCTTATCCAGGTGATGTATTTTACCTGCATAGCCGTTTGTTAGAGCGTGCCGCTAAGATCAACTCAAATGATGAAATTGCACAGGCAATGAATGACTTACCTGAATCATTGAAAGGTATTGTTAAAGGTGGCGGGTCATTAACTGCGCTTCCTATTATTGAAACTCAGGCTGGTGACGTTTCTGCATATATCCCTACCAACGTAATTTCGATTACTGACGGTCAGATCTTCTTAGAGTCTAACTTATTTAACTCTGGTATCCGTCCGGCCATTAACGTAGGTATCTCGGTATCACGTGTGGGTGGTAATGCCCAGATCAAATCGATGAAGAAAGTAGCCGGTACTTTAAAACTGGACCAGGCCCAATACCGCGAATTAGAGGCGTTTTCTAAATTCGGTTCTGATCTTGATGCAGCTACTAAATCTGTATTGGATAAAGGTGCGCGTAACGTAGAGATCTTGAAACAAGGGCAGTTCTCTCCTATGACTGTTGAAAAGCAGGTGGCAATTATTTATGTAGGTACCAAGAACTTAATGCGTTCTGTCCCTGTAAATAAAGTGAGAGAATTTGAGGCTGAGTATTTACAACAATTGGAATTGCGTCATCCTGATACACTGAAAGCATTAAAGGCCGGAAAGTTTGATGATGCGATTACCAGTGTACTGGAAACTGTAGCAAAAGAACTTTCAAGTAAATATTAATCAGAAATATTAAACTGGCAACCGGTATCTTACATCTGTAAATTCAGATACCGGTTGCCAAATGCTAACAATAAATGGCTAATTTAAAAGAAGTAAGAATTCGTATCGCATCGGTGCAGTCAACACAGCAGATTACCAAAGCCATGAAGATGGTTTCGGCGGCTAAGTTGAAACGTGCAACGAATGCTATTATACAATTACGTCCCTATGCAACAAAGCTGAAAGAAATTTTAGGAAATCTTTCTGCTAGCCTGGAAGGATCATCATCACCTTTTATACAGGAACGTGAGCCTAACAAGGTATTAGTTGTAGTAGTTTCTTCTAACCGTGGTCTTGCCGGTGCGTTTAATATGAACGTAATTAAAACTGCCAATAATTTAATTGCAGAAAAATACAGCGAACAACTTAAAAATGGTAATGTAAGCATCGTTGCTATTGGCAAGAAATCGCAGGATTTTTACGAAAAGCGTAATTATAAAGTGGTTGGAAACAATAATGAAGTATATGCTGCGCTTACTTTTGAAAATGTAACTAAAATTACCGACGCCATTATGGCCGGGTTTGTAAAAGGAGAGTTTGACAGAGTGGAGCTGGTTTACAACAGGTTTAAGAATGCAGCGGTACAACTTTTAACTACTGAGCAATTGTTGCCTTTGCCAAAACCCGAAAGCGCTGAGCAGACAAAGACTTCTAATGTTGATTATATCCTTGAGCCTTCTCAGGAAGAAATTGTAGCACAGTTGATCCCTAAATCCGTTAAGACCCAATTGTATAAAGCAGTACTGGATTCTCATGCTTCTGAGCATGGCGCGCGTATGACATCGATGGATAAAGCAACTGAGAATGCTGGAGATTTGTTAAAAGCATTAAAACTGTCTTACAATCAGGCACGTCAGGCTGCGATTACCACAGAGCTTACAGAGATCGTAAGTGGTGCGGCAGCATTGAACGGTTAATACAGAAAAAATATTTTAAAGTCCCTGTCTCATCGACAGGGGCTTTTTTTATGGGATGAAGACCATTCAGAGATGCAGATGATAACTTGTTCAAAAAAGTAAGGGGTTATACTGCTTTTTAGCTAATAAATATTATTTTTGTGCCATAAATAAAAATAACATGGAACAGACACCAAAACACAATACAGAAAGCATGAAAAGAGCTAATGAGATCTCAATCTACAAATTGATGGTTGTAGGCATCTTAATTAGTATTTTGGGCGTTTATCTGCGTTTTGCAGGCGATTCGACAACCTTGTCAATTGTTTCATGGGTAATCCTTTTTGTAGGTTCTATCGTAGCATGTAAAGGTGTATTTAAGATACTGGCTGCATAAGCTGGATAAATAGTTTTTAAGAATTTAGACCCTCAACACTTATGCTGTTGAGGGTTTTTTGTAATATTTTAGTGAACAGAAATATTTTAAGGTTACTTCAGCCAGCCCTTGGTATTAAGGAGAAATCTAACCTTTAATATTATGAAATCATATTTTGTTTATCCTGTAATAATTTTTACTTTTTGGAGCTGCAGTAATACAAATAAGTCTTACGAAAGTGCAGATGTAACTGCTGCCAATCTGGAAAATGCGGATACTGCACTTACTAAGAAGATCATTAAGACTGCAGATATGCGTTTTAGGGTCAGGGATGTGCAAGATACTAAAGCACAGTTAAGTGCTGCAATAAAAGCTGAAGGCGGGGATATTGCAGAATTTACTATTCAAAGCAATATCCAGCAAACTGACAAAGTTAAATATTCTGCTGACTCCCTACTTGAGCTTACAGCTTACAGAACGGAGGGAGCCGTTACGGCGAAAATCCCTTCAGACAAACTGGATGAGTTTACCAATAAAGTGGCTAAAATGGCTGTCTTTGTTGATTTCCAGTCCATGAAACTTGATGACCAGAGCCTGGTTTACCTGAGTAACAAGCTCAAAAACCAAAACAGGGCAGAGGCTGCGAACCAGCTGGACAAACATGCCAGTAAGAAAAGCAATAGTGTAGGGCCGGCTTTAGGTGTTAAGGATGATTATGTGGATAAAAAGATCCAGAATATGCAGATTGACAGCCGCGTGCAGTACAGCAACATTACCCTTAACTTTTACCAGGACAATACCGTTAAAAAAATGATTGTAGCCAATGATTCACTTTATGATTACAAACCTGATTTTTTAAGAAGATTTGTACTTAATATTCAAAATGGCTGGATGATTTTTAAAGAATTTATCCTGATCCTGACCAATTTATGGATGCTGATCCTGTTGCTGCTTGCAGGTTATTTTACTTTCAGGTATTACCGGAAAAGGAGAGCCCAGGCATAGAATGAACGCTTCTATTTCAAGCGTTTTCCATTGTCTTTCACAAAAGATTCCCAACCCGAGTAGGTTTTGCCCTTACCGGCAGTACCTATTTTTTGAAAAGAGTGGCAAACTGCCACAGCCAGCCCGTCTGTCGCATCTAAAAACTCTGGGGTTTCTTTAAAATTCAGCAGTCTTTGCAGCATTGCAGCCACCTGTTCTTTACCGGCGCTGCCATTCCCTGTAATCGACTGCTTGATCTTTCGGGGTGCATATTCGTTAATTGGGATATTTTTTGATAAGGCCGCAGCCATGGCAATACCCTGTGCACGCCCTAATTTTAACATTACCTGAATATTTTTTCCGTAAAAAGGGGCTTCCAGGGCTAAAATATCAGGCTTATATTCATCAATTAATCTTACTGTTTTCTCAAATATCCGCTGAAGCTTTAAGAAATGATCGTCCAGATGATCCATCCTTACAATCCCCATGGTGATCAGTTCAATTTTACTGCCCCGTTCAAGTATTACTCCGTAGCCCATTATTGAAGTACCGGGATCTATGCCCATGATCACCCTTTCCTTTTTTTCAACCAACATAAAACAATATTAAGCATATTTGCACAGAGTAAATTAAAAAAGTTGACATCCAATTATAAAAAGACATTATCATACTTTCTTAAAACCGCAATTGTAATCATTGCATTTTGGTTTGTATACAAAAAACTGTCTTCCAATGAAAACTTACGTGCTTTTGAAGATCTTTTAAAACAGATTCCCCAAACTGAAATTATCCTTATCCTTGGTATAGTTTGTTTATTGATGCTGGTTAACTGGGGTGTCGAAGCATTAAAATGGAAAAGATTAATAGCCCGTATTGAAAGTATTAGTTTATGGCGGGCTATTGAATCTGTTTTTTGCGGACTAACCTGGGCTGTATTTACGCCTAATCGCATTGGCGAGTATGGGGGCAGAGTATTTTTCCTTTCGCCTAAACGGCGCATTATAGGTGTTGTAGCCATGGCCGTTGGAAATATTGGCCAGATGGTGCTGACAAATGTTTTTGGAGCAATAGCGATAAGCATATTTATTTATCGGTTTGTTCCGCTTGATTACAGACTGTTCTATGCTTTAATCGTGCTTTCTGCAATGTTCTGTGCTTTTTTTATGGTGTTTTACTTTAACATCAAATGGCTGAACGGGATTTTGCTTTCCATGCGGTTTACGCGCAAATACAAGAAATTTTATAGCATTCTGGCCAGGTATAGTAAAAAAGAACTGCTGTATATCCTGTTGTTTTGCCTGGCAAGATATTTTGTATTCAGCTCACAGTATTTTATTCTTTTCTTCTGGCTGATACCCGGAATCCATCCTCTGGATATTTTAACAATGGTATGTATATTATTTTTTGTCCAATCTACACTCCCTTCTCTCGATTTGTTTGATATAGGCGTAAGGAGTTATACCGCTGCTTATTTCTTTAGTTTTGTTACCGATCATGATGTAGCTGTTATTGCATGCACAGCAAGTATATGGCTGATAAATATTATAATTCCTGCTATATTAGGCTCTTATTTTGTGTTTAAACTTAATTTTTTTGGAAATACTCAACGCAATTAGCCTTATATCGTCTTTTTTAACGGTTTTATATGTGATGGTGGTGATCACCTTCATAAGAGGATGGCATAAACTGATAAATTTTAAACCGCAACCAGTAATTTTAACCACAAAAGTTTCTGTACTTGTTGCTGCCCGTAATGAGGCCCCGAACATTGCTAAAACAATAGAAGATCTGATTGCCCAAAATTACGCCAGGGATTTAACGGAAATCATATTTATTGACGATCACTCTACCGACCAGACTGCTGCCATTATCAGTTCCTATTCTGATAAAGGAGTGAAACTCATTCGTCTGAATGAAGATCAGCCCCTTAATTCCTATAAAAAGAAAGCTATACAAACTGCTATTGCCCAGGCTAGAGGTAGTTTGATCATTACAACTGATGCAGATTGCAGAATGGGACCAGATTGGCTTAAAACCATAGTTAGCTTTTATGAGGAGAAGAAATATAAGATGATCTCCTCTCCGGTTGCTTATTTTGAAGAAAAAAGTTTTTTTGAAAAGGCACAAACGCTTGAATTTTTGTATTTAATTGGTTTGGGTGCTTCAACTATAGGCAATAGAAAACCATCAACCTGTAATGGGGCCAACTTAGCTTACGAACGGGAAGCTTTTTACGAGGTAGGTGGTTTTAAAGGAATTGACGATCTTGCCTCAGGGGATGATGAGCTGCTGTTACATAAAATGGCCGCAAAGTTTAACGGCCATATCGGATTCTTAAAAAATGAGGATGCTGTAGTATACACACATCCAAAAGCCACATTAAAGGAATTCATTCAACAGCGTAAACGATGGGCATCAAAAAGTACCCGATATAAAAACAAATCGATCATCGTATTGGGCGTTTGCATCTGGCTATTTAATTTAAGTATTCTTTTAAATGCAGCTTCAGGTATTTTTAACTGTTTTTATTTTAAGCTGGCAGTGGTTCAGCTATTGGCGAAAATGACGATTGAATTGTTATTTTTATACGATGTAACCGCCTTTGCCAAAAGACGGAACCTGCTGATATTATTGCCTGTACTTAATGTATTGCATATTTTATACATTGTATACATAGGCGTTGCCGGAAATACCGGAAAGTATAACTGGAAAGATAGAATGGTAAAATAATGGAGATCAATAACAGTCCTTCAAGGAAAATATGGAAGCGCTTTAAGAAGAATAAGATGGCTTTTGGTGGCCTGCTGTTTATCTTATTATTAACCATTATGGGGATTTTAGGTTACCTGATCACACCAGATCAAACCCCGATGGCCAATACCATGCACCTCCAGTTAAGCAATAAGAAACCTGGCAGAACATTTAAATTTTTAATTGTCAGCCGGAAAGAGAGCGTTAAACAGCTGAACTTCATTGAACGGATGTTATACGGTCAGGAAGCTGATTTTAAAAGCGTTCCCATTACCTCCGGAAGGATAGATGGAAATAAGATCTATGTAAGGGAATATATAGGGGATGATGAGCTGGCAGAAGAATCTGCATACCCTTTATTGGGACAGGATCAATTGTATGAGCAAACCTTTTGGCTGGGTACAGATATTTATGGCCGCGATTTACTAAGCCGGCTTATTCTTGGTATCCGGGTGTCCTTATCGGTCGGCCTGATGGCTGTACTCATTTCCCTCTTTATTGGGGTAAGTCTGGGTGCCCTGGCCGGTTATTTCGGTGGTAAAACTGATGCGGCCATCAGCTGGTTCATGAATGTGATCTGGTCACTACCCTCCCTGTTATTGGTTATTGCCATTTCTTTTGCATTGGGGAAAGGCTTCTGGCAGATATTTATTGCCGTAGGGCTATCTACCTGGGTAGATGTGGCCCGTTTGGTACGCGGACAGGTTATGGCCTTAAAAGAAGTCGAATTTGTTGAAGCTTCAAAAGCACTCGGGTTCTCTACTTCCAGAACAATTGTAAAACATATCCTGCCCAATATTGCAGGGCCAATTCTGGTTGTTGCTTCAGCTAATTTTGCTTCAGCTATTTTGCTGGAAACAGGATTAAGCTTTTTGGGATTCGGTGCCCAGCCCCCTATGCCCAGTTGGGGCGGAATGATCAAGGAACACTACGGTTACATTATCATGGATGCCGCCTACCTGGCCATTTTGCCGGGCCTGGCCATCATGCTTACAGTATATGCATTCAACTTGCTGGCTATCGGCCTGCGTGATGCTTTTGATGTTAAATCGCAAAATATATCTGTGTAGCTAAAGCCGAATTTATTAACTTTGGATGTATGCTATTGAACTGTTATCAGCAAGAATTTATAGAAGCCGGATGCGATGAAGCTGGGCGGGGCTGTCTGGCAGGACCTGTATTTGCTGCTGCAGTGATTTTGCCGCCAGATTTTATTGCCGGGGAGCTGAATGATTCAAAACAGCTTAATCATCAGCAACGTAAAAGACTTAGGATCATTATAGAAAAAGAGGCCATCGCATGGGCAGTTGCTGAAGTTGACAATATAGAAATTGATCAGATCAATATTTTGAATGCCTCCTTTCTCGCTATGCACAGGGCCATAGAGAAATTACTGGTTAAACCCCAATATTTAAGTATTGACGGCAACCGGTTTAAAAAATATCCTGATATCCCCCATGCCTGTATTGTTAAAGGAGATGGTAAATACCTGAACATAGCAGCGGCCTCCATATTGGCCAAAACTCATAGAGATGAGTTTATGGAACGTATTTCAGATGAATATCCGCATTATCAATGGCATCAGAATAAAGGCTACCCAACAGTGGTACACCGTTCTGCTGCACTTGAGCATGGTTTATCGCCATATCATCGTAAAACTTTTACAGTTAGTCCCCCTCAACTTAACCTGTTTTCCGAAATAGAGGGATAATTAGTATTTTCACATAATTGAAAACACTGATTCTTACAAACAGAGTTCCCTTTCCACCCAACAGTGGTTACCCTATAGTGGTTTACAATACCATTAAAGGCCTGCTAAACCTTGGGGTAGACATTACCTTGTTCAGTATCAATACCAGTAAGCACAGAATAGATGTAGACGATATCTATGATCCTGTTTTTGAAAAGATAGAATTCCATTCTTTCAGCATTGATACCGAAGTAAATGTATGGGGGGCACTCCTCAACATCTTTTCCAATCAATCCTATAATGTATCCAGGTTTTTTGATGAAGATGCCGGGCGTTTACTGGAAGATATTTTAAAGGAAAATGAATTTGACATCATTCAGTTTGAAGGACTTTTTGTAGTGCCATATCTTGATACTGTTAAGGCCAACAGCAATGCCAAGATAATTTACCGGGCACATAATATAGAATTTGATGTTTGGGAGCGTATCGCGATGAGGGAACAGTTTACGCCCAGAAGGAGATATCTGCAGTTTTTAGCGCGTCGTTTAAAACACTACGAAACAGAACAGCTTAACCGTTTCCACCAGGTATTTGCCATTAGTGAACCTGACCGACAGCATATACTTAAATTTGGTTGCCAGGCTCCTTTGGATGTTTTTCCTGTTGCCCTT comes from the Pedobacter heparinus DSM 2366 genome and includes:
- the ruvC gene encoding crossover junction endodeoxyribonuclease RuvC, with translation MLVEKKERVIMGIDPGTSIMGYGVILERGSKIELITMGIVRMDHLDDHFLKLQRIFEKTVRLIDEYKPDILALEAPFYGKNIQVMLKLGRAQGIAMAAALSKNIPINEYAPRKIKQSITGNGSAGKEQVAAMLQRLLNFKETPEFLDATDGLAVAVCHSFQKIGTAGKGKTYSGWESFVKDNGKRLK
- a CDS encoding glycosyltransferase family 2 protein codes for the protein MVVITFIRGWHKLINFKPQPVILTTKVSVLVAARNEAPNIAKTIEDLIAQNYARDLTEIIFIDDHSTDQTAAIISSYSDKGVKLIRLNEDQPLNSYKKKAIQTAIAQARGSLIITTDADCRMGPDWLKTIVSFYEEKKYKMISSPVAYFEEKSFFEKAQTLEFLYLIGLGASTIGNRKPSTCNGANLAYEREAFYEVGGFKGIDDLASGDDELLLHKMAAKFNGHIGFLKNEDAVVYTHPKATLKEFIQQRKRWASKSTRYKNKSIIVLGVCIWLFNLSILLNAASGIFNCFYFKLAVVQLLAKMTIELLFLYDVTAFAKRRNLLILLPVLNVLHILYIVYIGVAGNTGKYNWKDRMVK
- the atpG gene encoding ATP synthase F1 subunit gamma; its protein translation is MANLKEVRIRIASVQSTQQITKAMKMVSAAKLKRATNAIIQLRPYATKLKEILGNLSASLEGSSSPFIQEREPNKVLVVVVSSNRGLAGAFNMNVIKTANNLIAEKYSEQLKNGNVSIVAIGKKSQDFYEKRNYKVVGNNNEVYAALTFENVTKITDAIMAGFVKGEFDRVELVYNRFKNAAVQLLTTEQLLPLPKPESAEQTKTSNVDYILEPSQEEIVAQLIPKSVKTQLYKAVLDSHASEHGARMTSMDKATENAGDLLKALKLSYNQARQAAITTELTEIVSGAAALNG
- a CDS encoding ribonuclease HII, yielding MLLNCYQQEFIEAGCDEAGRGCLAGPVFAAAVILPPDFIAGELNDSKQLNHQQRKRLRIIIEKEAIAWAVAEVDNIEIDQINILNASFLAMHRAIEKLLVKPQYLSIDGNRFKKYPDIPHACIVKGDGKYLNIAAASILAKTHRDEFMERISDEYPHYQWHQNKGYPTVVHRSAALEHGLSPYHRKTFTVSPPQLNLFSEIEG
- a CDS encoding ABC transporter permease, producing MEINNSPSRKIWKRFKKNKMAFGGLLFILLLTIMGILGYLITPDQTPMANTMHLQLSNKKPGRTFKFLIVSRKESVKQLNFIERMLYGQEADFKSVPITSGRIDGNKIYVREYIGDDELAEESAYPLLGQDQLYEQTFWLGTDIYGRDLLSRLILGIRVSLSVGLMAVLISLFIGVSLGALAGYFGGKTDAAISWFMNVIWSLPSLLLVIAISFALGKGFWQIFIAVGLSTWVDVARLVRGQVMALKEVEFVEASKALGFSTSRTIVKHILPNIAGPILVVASANFASAILLETGLSFLGFGAQPPMPSWGGMIKEHYGYIIMDAAYLAILPGLAIMLTVYAFNLLAIGLRDAFDVKSQNISV
- the atpH gene encoding ATP synthase F1 subunit delta, with protein sequence MSENKAASRYAKSLIDLSEERNALEEIKNDMVFLEQVIDHNPELEAILKNPIVPLDKKAGILEDVFGAKVNEVTRAFFKLMVSKGRSAILFDTSKAFVAQYNALKGIVTAYVTSATELTAESRAEIIAIVKKEIGANEVVIKEKVNDKLIGGFILKVGDRQFDASIASSLSKLKKEFAQGVV
- the atpA gene encoding F0F1 ATP synthase subunit alpha, which produces MVEVRPDEVSAIIRQQLAGFKSEAELEEVGTVLQVGDGIARVYGLTKVQSGELVEFETGLQGIVLNLEEDNVGVVLLGPSDTIKEGDTIKRTKKIASIKVGEGMLGRVVNTLGEPIDGKGPIIGETYEMPIERKAPGVIYRQPVTEPLQTGIKAIDGMIPIGRGQRELVIGDRQIGKTAVCIDTIINQKEFYEAGNPVFCIYVACGQKASTVANIVRTLEENGAMPYTVVVAASAAEPAPLQFYAPFSGAAIGEFFRDTGRPALIVYDDLSKQAVAYREVSLLLRRPPGREAYPGDVFYLHSRLLERAAKINSNDEIAQAMNDLPESLKGIVKGGGSLTALPIIETQAGDVSAYIPTNVISITDGQIFLESNLFNSGIRPAINVGISVSRVGGNAQIKSMKKVAGTLKLDQAQYRELEAFSKFGSDLDAATKSVLDKGARNVEILKQGQFSPMTVEKQVAIIYVGTKNLMRSVPVNKVREFEAEYLQQLELRHPDTLKALKAGKFDDAITSVLETVAKELSSKY
- the atpF gene encoding F0F1 ATP synthase subunit B, which encodes MNPLVLPSIGLVFWTAIAFICLLILLKKFAWKPILASIHEREQSIDEALNKAELAKQEMARLTTQNEELLKQARSERDLILKEAKALKDSIVNEAKTQAHNEGAKLIEKAKIEIENQKKAALAELKTQVSTLSLDIAERVLRNQLQDKAKQEDLVANLLKDVELN
- the atpE gene encoding ATP synthase F0 subunit C, producing MVGSIAAIGAGLAVIGAGIGIGQVGGKAMEGIARQPEAASKIQTAMIIAAALIEGAALFGVVVALLGLQV
- the atpB gene encoding F0F1 ATP synthase subunit A — its product is MDCSHVFEFKVNRLIVVFTLFLAFFSVTPPAFAQVDSVVAAQDTAALAAPEGVSHEAKHGKEKFEPTKVIMEHIADSHMWHFWGHVSMPLPVIVYTPAGFDVFSSGRFHHGEHDYTSAKNTYRLVEDRIKIVGADGLVDEAASAKLIDISITKNVAAMFIAIAVILIIFISVAGTYKKRTGKAPKGLQSFVEPIIVFVRDDIAKPNIGHKYAKFMPYLLTVFFFIWINNLLGLIPIFPGGANVTGNIALTFVLSLFTMIVVNINGNKYYWKHIFLPDVPWWLYPIMIPVELIGIISKPFALMIRLFANITAGHIIVLSLICLIFIFETLAIAPVSVAFVLFMDVLELLVAFLQAFIFTLLTALFIGMAVEEHH
- a CDS encoding DUF4349 domain-containing protein produces the protein MKSYFVYPVIIFTFWSCSNTNKSYESADVTAANLENADTALTKKIIKTADMRFRVRDVQDTKAQLSAAIKAEGGDIAEFTIQSNIQQTDKVKYSADSLLELTAYRTEGAVTAKIPSDKLDEFTNKVAKMAVFVDFQSMKLDDQSLVYLSNKLKNQNRAEAANQLDKHASKKSNSVGPALGVKDDYVDKKIQNMQIDSRVQYSNITLNFYQDNTVKKMIVANDSLYDYKPDFLRRFVLNIQNGWMIFKEFILILTNLWMLILLLLAGYFTFRYYRKRRAQA